In one window of Chloroflexota bacterium DNA:
- a CDS encoding GIY-YIG nuclease family protein produces the protein MMAWMYILKCADGSYYVGSTVNLEKRIGQHCQGIGAKYTSRRLPVKLVFAEEFESVVEAYLREKQVQGWSRAKREALIAGNYDALPGLSRSRPK, from the coding sequence ATTATGGCCTGGATGTATATTCTTAAGTGTGCTGACGGAAGTTATTATGTTGGCTCAACCGTTAATTTGGAAAAGCGGATTGGACAGCACTGCCAAGGTATAGGTGCAAAATATACATCTCGCCGCCTGCCCGTAAAACTTGTCTTTGCTGAAGAATTTGAAAGCGTTGTTGAAGCCTATCTGCGGGAAAAACAAGTTCAAGGCTGGAGTCGTGCCAAACGGGAAGCATTAATTGCCGGAAATTATGATGCGTTGCCAGGGTTGTCCAGAAGTAGGCCAAAATGA